A genomic window from Bubalus bubalis isolate 160015118507 breed Murrah chromosome 13, NDDB_SH_1, whole genome shotgun sequence includes:
- the LIG4 gene encoding DNA ligase 4 isoform X2 codes for MRLILPQLERERMAYGIKETMLAKLYIELLNLPRDGKDALKLLNYRTPTGTRGDAGDFAMIAYFVLKPRCLQKGSLSIQQVNDILDSIASNNSAKRKDLMKKSVLQLITQSSALEQKWLIRMIVKDLKLGFSQQTIFSVFHSDAAELHNVTTDLEKVCRQLHDPSVGLSDISITLFSAFKPMLAAIADIERIEKDMKHQSFYIETKLDGERMQMHKDGDVYRYFSRNGYNYVDQFGASPQEGSLTPFIHNAFKTEVLNCILDGEMMAYNPNTQTFMQKGNKFDIKRMVEDSELQTCYCVFDVLMVNDKKLGHETLRKRYEILNSVFTPVPGRIEIVQKTQAHTKKEVIDALNEAIDKREEGIMVKHPLSIYKPDKRGEGWLKIKPEYVNGLMDELDILIIGGYWGKGARGGMMSHFLCAVAEKPLSGEKPSVFHTLCRVGSGYTMKELYDLGLKLAKHWKPFHRKAPPSNILCGTEKPEVYIEPCNSVIVQVKATEIVPSDMYKTGCTLRFPRIEKIREDKEWYECTSLEDLEQLRGKACGKLASRHLYMGGDDEPQEKKRKAAPKMKKVIGIIEHLKAPNLSNINRVSTVFEDVEFCVMSGTSSHPKPDLENRIAELGGYIVQNPGPDTYCVIAGSENIRVKNIISSDKHDVVKPEWLLECFRTRSCVPWQPRFMIHMCPSTKQHFAQEYDQYGDSYFVDTDLHQLKEVFSGIKNAGEQTPGEMSPVIADLEHRYSWASAPLSMFRHHTVYLDLYAVINDLSTRIKGARLAITALELRFHGAQVVSCLAEGVSHVIVGEDQSRVADLKAIRRTLKRKFKILQERWVTVSIDKCELQEENRYLV; via the coding sequence ATGAGACTTATTCTTCCTCAgctggaaagagagagaatggcCTATGGAATCAAAGAAACTATGCTGGCTAAGCTTTATATTGAATTGCTTAACCTGCCTCGAGATGGAAAAGATGCCCTTAAACTTTTGAACTACAGAACACCGACCGGAACCCGTGGAGATGCTGGAGACTTTGCAATGATTGCGTACTTTGTACTGAAACCCAGGTGTCTACAGAAAGGAAGCCTAAGCATTCAGCAAGTAAATGACATTTTAGACTCCATTGCCAGCAATAATTCTGCCAAAAGGAAAGACCTAATGAAGAAGAGTGTTCTTCAGCTTATAACTCAGAGTTCAGCACTTGAACAAAAGTGGCTGATACGGATGATTGTTAAGGACCTAAAGCTTGGCTTTAGTCAGCAaactatattttctgtttttcacagtgATGCTGCCGAGTTGCATAATGTCACCACAGATCTGGAGAAGGTCTGTAGGCAACTGCACGATCCTTCAGTGGGACTCAGTGACATTTCCATCACCTTATTCTCTGCCTTTAAACCTATGCTGGCCGCTATAGCAGATATCGAGCGGATTGAGAAGGACATGAAACATCAGAGTTTCTACATCGAAACCAAGCTGGATGGCGAGCGGATGCAGATGCACAAGGATGGGGATGTGTACCGGTACTTCTCTCGCAATGGGTATAACTATGTAGACCAGTTTGGTGCTTCCCCACAGGAAGGGTCCCTCACACCATTCATTCATAATGCATTCAAAACAGAAGTGCTGAACTGTATCCTCGACGGTGAGATGATGGCCTACAACCCTAACACACAGACTTTTATGCAAAAGGGGAATAAGTTTGATATTAAAAGAATGGTAGAAGATTCTGAGCTGCAGACTTGTTACTGTGTTTTTGATGTGTTGATGGTTAATGATAAAAAGCTAGGACATGAGACCCTGAGAAAGAGGTATGAAATTCTTAATAGTGTTTTCACACCTGTACCAGGTAGAATAGAAATAGTGCAGAAAACACAAGCTCATACTAAGAAAGAAGTAATTGATGCTTTGAATGAAGCGATAGATAAAAGAGAAGAGGGGATCATGGTAAAACACCCGCTGTCCATTTACAAGCCCGATAAAAGAGGTGAAGGATGGTTAAAAATTAAACCAGAGTATGTCAATGGACTGATGGATGAGCTGGACATCTTAATCATCGGGGGCTACTGGGGGAAGGGTGCCCGGGGCGGGATGATGTCTCATTTTTTGTGCGCTGTGGCAGAGAAGCCCCTTTCTGGTGAAAAACCCTCAGTGTTTCATACTCTGTGCCGTGTGGGCTCGGGTTACACCATGAAAGAACTGTATGACCTGGGTTTGAAGTTGGCCAAACACTGGAAGCCTTTTCATAGGAAAGCCCCACCAAGCAACATTCTATGTGGAACAGAGAAGCCAGAGGTCTACATCGAGCCTTGCAATTCAGTCATTGTTCAGGTTAAGGCCACAGAGATCGTCCCCAGTGACATGTATAAAACCGGCTGCACGTTGCGTTTTCCACGGATCGAGAAGATAAGAGAAGACAAAGAATGGTACGAATGTACATCCCTGGAGGACTTAGAGCAACTTCGAGGGAAAGCCTGTGGAAAGCTCGCGTCCAGACACCTTTACATGGGTGGCGATGATGAACcacaagagaaaaagaggaaagctgCCCCAAAGATGAAGAAAGTCATTGGAATTATTGAGCACCTAAAAGCTCCCAACCTTTCTAACATAAACAGGGTTTCTACTGTGTTTGAAGATGTGGAGTTTTGTGTCATGAGTGGAACCAGCAGCCATCCCAAGCCTGACCTGGAGAACAGAATCGCCGAATTGGGTGGTTACATAGTACAGAACCCAGGCCCAGACACGTACTGTGTGATCGCAGGGTCTGAGAACATTCGAGTGAAGAATATCATCTCTTCAGATAAACATGATGTCGTCAAGCCAGAGTGGCTGCTAGAGTGTTTTAGGACCAGAAGCTGTGTGCCCTGGCAACCCCGCTTCATGATCCACATGTGCCCGTCGACAAAGCAGCACTTCGCCCAGGAATACGACCAATACGGGGATAGTTACTTTGTTGACACAGATTTGCACCAACTGAAGGAAGTGTTTTCGGGAATTAAAAATGCTGGTGAGCAGACTCCTGGGGAGATGAGTCCTGTGATTGCTGATTTGGAACACAGGTATTCCTGGGCCAGCGCGCCTCTTAGCATGTTTAGACACCACACCGTTTATTTGGACTTGTACGCTGTCATCAATGACTTAAGTACCAGAATCAAGGGAGCTAGGTTAGCCATCACAGCCTTGGAGCTTCGATTTCATGGAGCGCAAGTAGTTTCCTGTTTAGCTGAGGGAGTGTCTCACGTGATTGTTGGGGAGGATCAGAGTCGGGTTGCAGACTTGAAAGCTATTCGAAGGACTcttaagaggaaatttaaaatctTACAAGAACGTTGGGTCACTGTTTCAATAGACAAGTGTGAATTACAGGAGGAAAATCGGTATTTGGTTTGA
- the LIG4 gene encoding DNA ligase 4 isoform X1, protein MAASQTSQTVASHVPFADLCSTLERIQKSKGRAEKIRHFKAFLDSWRKFHDALHRNQKDVTDSFYPAMRLILPQLERERMAYGIKETMLAKLYIELLNLPRDGKDALKLLNYRTPTGTRGDAGDFAMIAYFVLKPRCLQKGSLSIQQVNDILDSIASNNSAKRKDLMKKSVLQLITQSSALEQKWLIRMIVKDLKLGFSQQTIFSVFHSDAAELHNVTTDLEKVCRQLHDPSVGLSDISITLFSAFKPMLAAIADIERIEKDMKHQSFYIETKLDGERMQMHKDGDVYRYFSRNGYNYVDQFGASPQEGSLTPFIHNAFKTEVLNCILDGEMMAYNPNTQTFMQKGNKFDIKRMVEDSELQTCYCVFDVLMVNDKKLGHETLRKRYEILNSVFTPVPGRIEIVQKTQAHTKKEVIDALNEAIDKREEGIMVKHPLSIYKPDKRGEGWLKIKPEYVNGLMDELDILIIGGYWGKGARGGMMSHFLCAVAEKPLSGEKPSVFHTLCRVGSGYTMKELYDLGLKLAKHWKPFHRKAPPSNILCGTEKPEVYIEPCNSVIVQVKATEIVPSDMYKTGCTLRFPRIEKIREDKEWYECTSLEDLEQLRGKACGKLASRHLYMGGDDEPQEKKRKAAPKMKKVIGIIEHLKAPNLSNINRVSTVFEDVEFCVMSGTSSHPKPDLENRIAELGGYIVQNPGPDTYCVIAGSENIRVKNIISSDKHDVVKPEWLLECFRTRSCVPWQPRFMIHMCPSTKQHFAQEYDQYGDSYFVDTDLHQLKEVFSGIKNAGEQTPGEMSPVIADLEHRYSWASAPLSMFRHHTVYLDLYAVINDLSTRIKGARLAITALELRFHGAQVVSCLAEGVSHVIVGEDQSRVADLKAIRRTLKRKFKILQERWVTVSIDKCELQEENRYLV, encoded by the coding sequence ATGGCTGCCTCACAAACCTCACAAACTGTTGCATCTCATGTTCCTTTTGCAGATTTATGTTCGACTTTAGAACGAATACAGAAAAGTAAAGGGCGTGCAGAAAAAATCAGACACTTCAAAGCATTTTTAGATTCTTGGAGAAAATTTCATGATGCCCTTCATAGGAACCAAAAAGATGTCACAGATTCTTTTTATCCAGCCATGAGACTTATTCTTCCTCAgctggaaagagagagaatggcCTATGGAATCAAAGAAACTATGCTGGCTAAGCTTTATATTGAATTGCTTAACCTGCCTCGAGATGGAAAAGATGCCCTTAAACTTTTGAACTACAGAACACCGACCGGAACCCGTGGAGATGCTGGAGACTTTGCAATGATTGCGTACTTTGTACTGAAACCCAGGTGTCTACAGAAAGGAAGCCTAAGCATTCAGCAAGTAAATGACATTTTAGACTCCATTGCCAGCAATAATTCTGCCAAAAGGAAAGACCTAATGAAGAAGAGTGTTCTTCAGCTTATAACTCAGAGTTCAGCACTTGAACAAAAGTGGCTGATACGGATGATTGTTAAGGACCTAAAGCTTGGCTTTAGTCAGCAaactatattttctgtttttcacagtgATGCTGCCGAGTTGCATAATGTCACCACAGATCTGGAGAAGGTCTGTAGGCAACTGCACGATCCTTCAGTGGGACTCAGTGACATTTCCATCACCTTATTCTCTGCCTTTAAACCTATGCTGGCCGCTATAGCAGATATCGAGCGGATTGAGAAGGACATGAAACATCAGAGTTTCTACATCGAAACCAAGCTGGATGGCGAGCGGATGCAGATGCACAAGGATGGGGATGTGTACCGGTACTTCTCTCGCAATGGGTATAACTATGTAGACCAGTTTGGTGCTTCCCCACAGGAAGGGTCCCTCACACCATTCATTCATAATGCATTCAAAACAGAAGTGCTGAACTGTATCCTCGACGGTGAGATGATGGCCTACAACCCTAACACACAGACTTTTATGCAAAAGGGGAATAAGTTTGATATTAAAAGAATGGTAGAAGATTCTGAGCTGCAGACTTGTTACTGTGTTTTTGATGTGTTGATGGTTAATGATAAAAAGCTAGGACATGAGACCCTGAGAAAGAGGTATGAAATTCTTAATAGTGTTTTCACACCTGTACCAGGTAGAATAGAAATAGTGCAGAAAACACAAGCTCATACTAAGAAAGAAGTAATTGATGCTTTGAATGAAGCGATAGATAAAAGAGAAGAGGGGATCATGGTAAAACACCCGCTGTCCATTTACAAGCCCGATAAAAGAGGTGAAGGATGGTTAAAAATTAAACCAGAGTATGTCAATGGACTGATGGATGAGCTGGACATCTTAATCATCGGGGGCTACTGGGGGAAGGGTGCCCGGGGCGGGATGATGTCTCATTTTTTGTGCGCTGTGGCAGAGAAGCCCCTTTCTGGTGAAAAACCCTCAGTGTTTCATACTCTGTGCCGTGTGGGCTCGGGTTACACCATGAAAGAACTGTATGACCTGGGTTTGAAGTTGGCCAAACACTGGAAGCCTTTTCATAGGAAAGCCCCACCAAGCAACATTCTATGTGGAACAGAGAAGCCAGAGGTCTACATCGAGCCTTGCAATTCAGTCATTGTTCAGGTTAAGGCCACAGAGATCGTCCCCAGTGACATGTATAAAACCGGCTGCACGTTGCGTTTTCCACGGATCGAGAAGATAAGAGAAGACAAAGAATGGTACGAATGTACATCCCTGGAGGACTTAGAGCAACTTCGAGGGAAAGCCTGTGGAAAGCTCGCGTCCAGACACCTTTACATGGGTGGCGATGATGAACcacaagagaaaaagaggaaagctgCCCCAAAGATGAAGAAAGTCATTGGAATTATTGAGCACCTAAAAGCTCCCAACCTTTCTAACATAAACAGGGTTTCTACTGTGTTTGAAGATGTGGAGTTTTGTGTCATGAGTGGAACCAGCAGCCATCCCAAGCCTGACCTGGAGAACAGAATCGCCGAATTGGGTGGTTACATAGTACAGAACCCAGGCCCAGACACGTACTGTGTGATCGCAGGGTCTGAGAACATTCGAGTGAAGAATATCATCTCTTCAGATAAACATGATGTCGTCAAGCCAGAGTGGCTGCTAGAGTGTTTTAGGACCAGAAGCTGTGTGCCCTGGCAACCCCGCTTCATGATCCACATGTGCCCGTCGACAAAGCAGCACTTCGCCCAGGAATACGACCAATACGGGGATAGTTACTTTGTTGACACAGATTTGCACCAACTGAAGGAAGTGTTTTCGGGAATTAAAAATGCTGGTGAGCAGACTCCTGGGGAGATGAGTCCTGTGATTGCTGATTTGGAACACAGGTATTCCTGGGCCAGCGCGCCTCTTAGCATGTTTAGACACCACACCGTTTATTTGGACTTGTACGCTGTCATCAATGACTTAAGTACCAGAATCAAGGGAGCTAGGTTAGCCATCACAGCCTTGGAGCTTCGATTTCATGGAGCGCAAGTAGTTTCCTGTTTAGCTGAGGGAGTGTCTCACGTGATTGTTGGGGAGGATCAGAGTCGGGTTGCAGACTTGAAAGCTATTCGAAGGACTcttaagaggaaatttaaaatctTACAAGAACGTTGGGTCACTGTTTCAATAGACAAGTGTGAATTACAGGAGGAAAATCGGTATTTGGTTTGA